TCAAGGAACTAGCAGGTCACTGTAACCAGTGATGAAAGGCCTCCTATGAAAGCAGTTAACCTACCCACAAAAGCACATTGTAAACCTGAAATGCAGAATGATCTGAGCATATAAAAGGAACCGATGGAAACCTGCCTGCAGGCACCCACTGCTCAGCAAGCACACTAGCTGATGGAGGATACGGCCCAGTGGTGGGGCTTTCCAGTCAAGCATTTTTCACTTCTAAGAGGACCCTAGATCAATGCTAAGTGCACAGAGCTGCACTCAGATTTGCGGTCAGGGGCATCAAGTAACCACTATGTCACAAGGCACTTCTAATGCCAGCACTATATTCCTAACATGCACACAACCATCACTGAGCCACAGGCTGCTGTCAATGGACCTGGGTTATCCAGATCTGAaaggcagtggcagcagcttgCAAAAAGGAAGGTGTACTCCGCAGGTCTGCCAAAGAGTGAAAAGGATCTTGCTTATCCAAGACCTATCCCCATCAAAAACCTGAACATTTTTTGTCAATGTATTTGTAAAGAACTGTCCAGCTAAAAAAATCAGGATTAGTAACCCCCAGTGGCTAATGCAATTGTGCATCTGTATTAACAAGTTGATTCATCCTTTGTTTTGCATTGAGGGTCAATGCAAAACAGTGGGCCAGCATGTCAGGGGTCCTGGCCTTCAAGTGTGTGATGCCTTCCAGGCTCAGAGACAGCAAGGACAACAACTCATTCAAGACAGGGTGCATCTCACCCTTGCAAGGGAGGCTGAGATACTCACACAGCCACATGTGGGACCTGCTAAACCAAGACTGGAGAGCTTTGCTATCTGTTATAAGGCACAAAGAGGATGTGAAAAGGGGGAGTGACATTGCTTGGGGAATCAGTAGCAAGAAAATATTGCTTCCACTACTGCTTTCCAATAAGAAATAAACTGTTGAAGAATCGTGTcccttaaaaagcagaagatcactccttcctctttttcaggCTATTTTGTTATGCACTTGTCTTCATAGTTGATATGCTTTTCACTCCTGCTATGGCTTTGTAGTAAATGCCATAACTAAGCtagaaatatgtaaaatacCTTGCAGTTTGGGTTAGCCACGTGTTGGTACCCGGTGATCACAGACCGCATGCAGACTTGAATTCTGTCAGAGTGGGCAGCTGAGATCTAGATAGCATTTGCGTTGTGATCTAGCTGTGTTTAATTCACTAGTATGTACGCAGCCACAGTCCTTGTCTCCCTCAGTAAGGCAGATTATAAGTGCCTATGTACCACCAAAGGCCTCTGAGCCTCAGTTCCTGAAAAGTAGTATTTGTTTCAGGGGTGTTGGCAGAGCCAATAATCCCAGGAGTACAGGCCTCTCCTGATGGGGTTACAAACCTCCACTGCCTTTGCTCTGTCTGTATGTCTGCCCCCATCTGACTAGCTGGTCATGGGCCTGGAGGATACTGGATGGGCAATGAGGGATGCAGTAGTTCTCTTGCAGCCACATGGGCTCCCTCGGTGCTACACATTTCACTTGATAGGCTATAGAGCATGCAAGGAAATCTCTGTCTTTTGATTTCCCTCACTTTAAAGTCAGACTCAGTTGCCCACATATAGGCATCTGGTGAACCTTGAGTTGACCCAGGGTGTCATGCCTGGCTAACAGAATGGGATGCCCAGTCTCTTATCTGCCACTCTTATCTCCAATGACTAGGCATCTCAAGCAACACAAGATGCCCCTGTGAATCAAGATCCTCATGGCTGCAAATCTATAAGATCAAATGACTTTATCAAGTGCATTTGAACAACTTTTTTACAGAAAGAAGGGAATTTTTCACCTGGATCTTTCAGCTATCCAGTTTAGGAAGTATCCACAGAAATAACTGCATTAACACAGCTAAAGGATCAGCAAACAACAGGGACAGCAGCCAAGTGAGGGTAGCTGGAATATCTGATGCTGATTTTACAGCAAAAGCTACTTATTTATCACATAATTACTGCCCACTGGTGTGCTGCTGAGCTCACTGGCTACCTCCTCCACCAGTGTTGTGAAGAAGCACTGTGTGGTCATCATGCTCAAGAATGAGGCCTCCCAAATTCCTTGGAAGCCAAAGCTAGAATGGCTTTTTGGCAGGAAAATCAGATCCAGGtttcagctggaagaaaaattcaCAGAAGCTCAGGCAAAAATGAATCACTCCTAGTCTGTGTGGTTCTCCTCACTGCAGCTCCTCAGGAGTCTGTCTCTGCAGGTTGCCACCCTTCGGTTCATCAGCTCCCCAGGCACTTTGCTGGCTGCAAGTGAAGGGCAGAGGGATCTTCTGCACCTCTCTGCCCACTGAGCTGTCTACAGTTGGCAATCTACCAGTCAAAAATGCCAACTGCCAGGAACAGGAAGCGGGGAAGCCGATAATCAGTGAACGTGAAACGAGTCGACATTGTTTGGAACGGCAGCACTGGGTCAGAACGACATAGAGCAGAATTTCTGAGCAGCGAATGTTACACTGGAGACTGGATTATAACTAATTTCTGCCTGCACCCTCCCTCTTCCAGGATGCTATCTAACATGCCAACAGCATACAGAGGCTTCTGCAAAATCTCACTCTCAGCcttgctgttttccagcagaacTAAAGCAATGAGGATCCTTTggttcattttaattttcatctctCTGGCTACTCACGGTAAGACCAGGAAGGCCAAGGGTGGTAAACAGAGGCAGCTAGGAATAGGAATAAGTTTTCACAGCTGAGTAATCAAATCAAAGTATTATAggtactggggggggggggggagaggtgTCCTTAGATTTCTGGATGAAAAAATGGGTCAGGCACTTCAGCAAAATGTGTAATTACATCCCTAGGGGTAATGCAGGAATGAGGAGGGAAATAGCTGTGAAAATGGGACATTGCTCTGCCTATCTAGGAATAGAGTGTTTGGGCAAACCTTAGAGGATATATCTTTTATCTCTGCTCTGGTGCTCATTTTTAGAGGTTCTGGAAaactgtttcttccttttctcagaCTGCAGTTGTTTCTTTGATAGGGTGAGAACAACTGTTCTGACATCCAGTGTCTTTAACAATATCCTGAAAAAATGATTGCATGACAAAATGCTGAGTGAGACTGGGTCTGAAtgttggggggtggggtggagtggtttttttttttttttttttttttttttgacaaaaacagGTATATGAAGCTGTTTTCAGATATCTGATATCCCTTTGAGATAGGGATCCTGAGCGTGCTCTTTGAGATTTGCAGCTCAAGCTCCATGCGTGCTCACAGTCTTGCTTTGGCAGACTAGACACACTGTGTCAGAGAAACTCCATGTATTTTATCTACCaatttgctgcttctttgtACAGGAAATGCTCATGGACCAGATAGCTGTAACCACGAAGGGGGCTTGTGCAGAGTTGGAAACTGCGTTGCTGGTGAATATCTGGCTAGTTACTGCTTTGAACCTATCATTCTGTGTTGTAAAAGTTTGTCACTGACTACTGCAAAGAGCTGAAGATTTCCGAAGGAGCAAACTGCAGCACATGGGATCTGCAGACTCCTCTAAGAAGGAACAGGCTGCAACTGAATTTATCTCTTGAGAAGGAATGTTTTGTCTTTCTATGACTGTTGCTCCCCTGGGACAACTTTTGCTCCAATCATCAGAGGCTGTGGATTTACTGATGGACTTTTGAACatgttgctttttgcttttgttgtgacTTTCTAGAAGATGCTGCAACAGGAAGAAATTGGGGCCTTCCATTAGCTTATGTATTGCCCCTTTTGGCACTTGTTATGTCCAGATGAGAAATTGCCTTTCTCCTTACCTGAAAGCAATAAACCTGAAGTTCATCAGAATAGCAAGTGCCATTCTGTGACTCCTGCTTACTCTCAGCAAAATTGCTGGTGATGGGATGCGCTGTCTGCCATTAACCAGAAGTGAACATAGAGATCCATTTCTCAGCAGAGTGAGTTGGCTCTGtgtcttcctttcccttcccaggAAAAAACAGTTGCAATGGAGGAGCCCTCTTTACCATCATTTGTGATCCAAAAGCTATCATCTGTTTTGATGTAAAGCCAGGTGTAGCCCATGAGTCTCAGGCAGGCCCCGAGCACATATCTACTCTTCCTTTCCAGGCTGTGCCAGATACTTACAGGCACTTGGAAAGGCTGGCTGAAGGGTTAAGACATGGAGAGAGAGCAGGAATTCCCCACATGCATACTTTTGGGCTTACCCACACCTACCCTGTCCACGGGCAGGGTTTATAGCAGCAGTGAATGTGCTGTCAGTCAGTTATACCTCCCACAGCTAGACCAGGCAATGCGAAGCCCCGTAGGGCAGTCCCCAGTGCATTCTTCTTCCATAGCATAGCGAGAAGAAGGAAGAGCCCAGGgtcatttgttttaaactagGGGAAGCATATGAAGGCTGTGTAAATATTCCCCTTGACAGCCTGCTCTCTTCATCCTTGGGCTGCATTTCTGGTGCTTCTCTGTTCTCTACAATCACCAGGCAATAAACTCAACGTAATTAGCACGTTTGCTCCTAGTAGCTTTCTGCCTATGCGATGTCTCAGCCTAATCCAATTGGTAGCCCTACTAcgtttctttctcctcctttaaTCTTTTAGCCTGAAGATTTTTGATGCCCCCTACACCACTTCTCAGTTTGCTCTTGGTGTCCCCATTCCAGTAAAATACCTCTCTCCAGGGCAATCACATCTGTATAAGCAAGAAAACAATGATCTAATGAGAGAGTTATGCCAATTAGCTCACACATTGGTCAGAGCCAGGGAAAAGTCCTCCCCAGGAGATGAAATTCTTTCTCTGGTGAATCAAACAGGAAAGTTCCCATTGACTTCACTAGGGTCAGTACCCATCGTGAGAGGTTCAAAGATGAACTCATTTGACTAACTTGATTCTCTGGATGATTCTGAGGCCGCGCACGAGCAGCCCAGCTATTTTCTTTGGGTTATcataacacacacacagcacagtCTGAGACTCAAATGCACACAGGGAGATAGCAGCACTTCAGTGGAGATCCTCTGCCACGAGATGAGCTGACAGGAGAGCCTGATTACACAGACCTGGCCGTTGGCTTGGGAACCGCGACTGAAAACAGAGATGGGCCTCAGTCCAGAGCCAAATTCCTCCCCATATCATAAGGACTCCAGGCTAACTCTCCAACGCACGTTGATACAGGAACTCAGCACAGACAGGCCTGTAAATCAAGGAGCATTTCCAAATCAAACAGTTTATTTCTCACATTCATCCACAAAGTTCATGATTCACACCTCTTATCTGGATGACTGCTAGCCACTACATTTAGAGGCTTCTTTCCTAAGAAAGTGAAGTATATGAGCTCATGCAGCTCATCTTGTAAATCTCTCTGCCAGTTGTTGGACCTTCTGCGCCCTACGTGTTTTGAACCTGTTGGGCAGCTGAGTTTTGATTGGGATAAGGTGGAAATGCTCAACCAATTTGTATGTAACTAATTGTCTGGCAGTTTCACATTGTCCCTCTGGCAGTAACATGGCAGCAAGTGctagctgctgctgcaagacACTGTCCCACATCCCCCTGGTTACGTGTTCCCTTGCTTAGCAAGctggctgaaaaagaaaaagaacaaaatccatTATGATTTCTGCCAGATTAGCGAGATGAACTGATTTCCCTTCTGGCTACCTGATCACTCACTCTGACacatggagaagagagagaaggcaCACATATGGAGGGTAGAGAACTGTACTTCTTGATACATAGAGTTTACTGTCTCCTGTTGTTTCTTGACCCGGAAACCCACGTGGAGTCTGGGGTGCAGTGCCCAGTTACCAGAACCGCTCTTTTAAAGCTGGTGTCCCTGCTCTCTGAAAGAAACAGGCTTTTGCTCCGCTCTCACTCTGACTTTTCAATCACTGCTATTTTGCTGCAGTCCTCTGAGCTCTCGGCTAggttttgatttgtttccaTTTGCCAGCTGCCCAAGCTGTCTCCCTCAAAAACTGTTCATCCTTATTCCCTCTCCATGGCAAAGAGGAGCTGTTCTTAGTTAGGACCATGTTTTCTGTTCAGCAAATCTGTGTCTCCTGTGTAGCTCTGTATTTGCCTAAGATAAGTCCCCTCTCTTAGGCAGAGGCTATATCCACTAAGTCAATACCTGCTGCTTGAATGAAACAATAGGATAACAGCAGTATAAGATGTTTTGGTGTAATTATATAATAGAGGATGCTGCTTCCATAGGAACCATGGAAATCCAGGCAAATACAAGCAGTGTTGAGATAAATTAGTTATGCTCAAGGTGGTGCATCATGTATCCCTAGGGAGGAAGAAGTGCTTGACAACTCTTGCTGGGTAATCTCTTCCACTCAACCCAGGTCTGTTCActtgtgtgttttctttgacATGGGACGAGACTCAAACACCATCTTCCACCCCTTATATCCAAAAGCCAAATAAtcccagaatcacagaatggttgaggttggaagggacctctggagattatctagtccaacctcctgctcaagcagggtcacctagagcacctTGCACAGGACCACGTCCAGgaaagttttgaatatctccagagaaggagactccacaacctctctgggcaacctgttccagtcctctgtcactctcacagtaaagaagttcttctttatattcaggcagaacttcctgtgtttcagtttgtgcccattttctcttgtcctgtctcatggcaacactgaaaagagcctgggCTCATCCCCTTGATACCACGCCCACCCCCCCATTTTCAATTTGTAGacatagaaatatttctcattagGGACTATTTCTCATTAGAGGCACTCAGCAAAGGACATCTCCAGCCTAACGCTATGCTCTATCTGGAGGAATTCTTTCCATGGAGAGCAAACCAaccctgcctgctctgcaccATTTCCATAAGTGCAAACCCCAGTGGAGTCAGTGGAGATACTCTGAACTCCTCTTGACACCGCACTCACATTATTGCATGTAGAAATAGAGTGGACAGTTAGACAAGCTAAAGGGGAATCCAGAAGAGTAGAAGAAATAAGAAGATGAAGTCTATCATCCTTTAGGAGATGTAGGCTGATGAGAATTTAAAACAGATTAGAGGATTGTTCTGAAAAGAGATTAAGTTGAGTTTCTTGACTTAAttggaaaaaatcaaatgagGAAGATGACACTAGCAGGAAAGGCTTGGGAGATCCCTTACTTTAGCTACCCATCGCTATCAGATCTCATATGGCTACAGACAGAGAGGTTCCACAATATGACCCCAGCTGTCCTATGCTGGCTTCTGAAGGAGACATAAAAACATTCAGACCTTTTGGGAGATATATTTGGGGCCTCTGTAGCCATTTCAGCTCTCTTAGCTACAGCAACAACCAAAGGATTCAGGCAGGCTACAGACCTGCCCTCCTGTCTAGTCTGTTGATCAGCACAAGCCTCATGAATAACTAGAGATGTTAGCTCATCAAAACAAGACCTGAATGTCCCCCTCGCTGGAATTTGTTTGCTGTTCCCAGGCAACAGGCCAGTGTTTGTTTGGCAGAGATAGCCAGACTAAAATGAAATCCTCTGCTTGTGGTCTATAAACACCAACGTAAGCTGAGCTGTATGATCAGAACTGGAATGACGATCGAACAAGCTCCTCTTCAAGGAAGCTGAGCTCTCATAATCTTGGACAAACCTCTTTGTCCCTTACATC
The sequence above is a segment of the Rhea pennata isolate bPtePen1 chromosome 3, bPtePen1.pri, whole genome shotgun sequence genome. Coding sequences within it:
- the LOC134138032 gene encoding gallinacin-12-like, whose product is MLSNMPTAYRGFCKISLSALLFSSRTKAMRILWFILIFISLATHGNAHGPDSCNHEGGLCRVGNCVAGEYLASYCFEPIILCCKSLSLTTAKS